In Elephas maximus indicus isolate mEleMax1 chromosome 4, mEleMax1 primary haplotype, whole genome shotgun sequence, a genomic segment contains:
- the HSP90B1 gene encoding endoplasmin, translating into MRALWVLGLCCVLLTVGSVRADDEVDVDGTVEEDLGKSREGSRTDDEVVQREEEAIQLDGLNASQIRELREKSEKFAFQAEVNRMMKLIINSLYKNKEIFLRELISNASDALDKIRLISLTDENALSGNEELTVKIKCDKEKNLLHVTDTGVGMTREELVKNLGTIAKSGTSEFLNRMTEAQEEGQSTSELIGQFGVGFYSAFLVADKVIVTSKHNNDTQHIWESDSNEFSVIADPRGNTLGRGTTITLVLKEEASDYLELDTIKNLVKKYSQFINFPIYVWSSKTETVEEPVEEEESTKEEKEESDDEAAVEEEDEEKKPKTKKVEKTVWDWELMNDIKPIWQRPSKEVEEDEYKAFYKSFSKESEDPMAYIHFTAEGEVTFKSILFVPTSAPRGLFDEYGSKKSDYIKLYVRRVFITDDFHDMMPKYLNFVKGVVDSDDLPLNVSRETLQQHKLLKVIRKKLVRKTLDMIKKIADEKYNDTFWKEFGTNIKLGVIEDHSNRTRLAKLLRFQSSHHATDITSLDQYVERMKEKQDKIYFMAGSSRKEAESSPFVERLLKKGYEVIYLTEPVDEYCIQALPEFDGKRFQNVAKEGVKFDESEKTKENREAVEKEFEPLLNWMKDKALKDKIEKAVVSQRLTQSPCALVASQYGWSGNMERIMKAQAYQTGKDISTNYYASQKKTFEINPRHPLIRDMLRRVKEDEDDQTVSDLAVVLFETATLRSGYLLPDTKAYGDRIERMLRLSLNIDPDAKVEEEPEEEPEDTTEDTEQDEEEEEEEVDAGTDEEEQETKQSTVEKDEL; encoded by the exons ATGAGGGCCCTGTGGGTGCTGGGCCTCTGCTGCGTCCTGCTGACCGTTG GGTCCGTCCGAGCAGATGATGAAGTCGATGTGGATGGTACGGTAGAAGAGGATCTGGGTAAAAGTAGAGAAGGTTCTAGGACGGACGATGAAGTAGTACAGAG AGAGGAAGAAGCTATTCAATTGGATGGATTAAATGCATCCCAAATAAGAGAACTTAGAGAGAAATCTGAAAAGTTTGCCTTCCAAGCTGAAGTTAACAGAATGATGAAACTTATCATCAATTCATTATATAAAAACAAAGAG ATTTTCCTGAGAGAACTGATTTCAAATGCCTCTGATGCTTTAGATAAGATAAGGCTAATATCACTGACTGATGAAAACGCTCTTTCTGGAAATGAGGAGCTAACGGTCAAAATTAAG TGTGACAAGGAGAAGAACCTGCTACACGTCACAGACACTGGTGTAGGAATGACCAGGGAAGAGTTGGTTAAAAACCTTGGTACTATAGCCAAATCTGGGACCAGTGAGTTTTTAAACAGAATGACCGAGGCACAAGAAGAAGGCCAGTCAACCTCCGAATTGATTGGCCAGTTCGGTGTTGGTTTCTATTCTGCCTTCCTTGTAGCAGATAAGGTTATTGTCACATCTAAACACAACAATGATACCCAGCACATCTGGGAATCGGATTCCAATGAATTTTCTGTAATTGCTGACCCAAGAGGAAACACTCTAGGACGGGGAACCACAATTAC CCTTGTTTTAAAAGAAGAAGCATCTGATTACCTTGAATTGGATACAATTAAAAATCTCGTCAAAAAGTATTCACAGTTCATTAACTTTCCCATTTATGTATGGAGCAGCAAG ACTGAAACTGTCGAGGAGCCAGTGGAAGAAGAAGAAtcaacaaaagaggaaaaagaagaatctGATGATGAAGCTGCAGTAGAAGaagaagatgaagaaaagaaacctaaaactaaaaag GTTGAAAAAACCGTCTGGGATTGGGAGCTTATGAATGATATCAAACCGATATGGCAGAGACCATCAAAAGAAGTAGAAGAGGATGAATACAAAGCTTTCTACAAATCATTCTCAAAG GAAAGTGAAGACCCTATGGCCTATATCCACTTTACTGCTGAAGGGGAAGTTACCTTCAAATCCATTTTATTTGTGCCCACTTCTGCTCCACGTGGTCTGTTTGACGAGTATGGATCTAAGAAGAGTGACTACATTAAG ctGTATGTGCGCCGAGTATTCATCACAGATGACTTCCATGATATGATGCCCAAATACCTTAACTTTGTCAAGGGTGTT GTGGACTCTGATGACCTCCCATTGAATGTTTCCCGTGAGACTCTTCAGCAGCATAAACTGCTTAAA gtAATTAGAAAGAAGCTTGTCCGTAAAACTCTGGATATGATCAAGAAGATTGCTGATGAGAAATACAATGATACTTTCTGGAAAGAATTTGGTACCAACATCAAGCTTGGTGTGATTGAAGACCACTCAAATCGAACACGTCTTGCCAAACTTCTCCGATTCCAGTCTTCTCATCATGCAACTGACATTACTAGTCTAGATCAGTATgtggaaagaatgaaggaaaagcaGGACAAAATCTACTTCATGGCTGGCTCCAGTAGAAAAGAG GCGGAATCATCTCCATTTGTTGAGCGACTTCTGAAAAAGGGCTATGAAGTGATTTATCTAACAGAACCTGTGGACGAATACTGCATTCAGGCCCTCCCTGAGTTTGATGGGAAGAGATTCCAGAATGTTGCCAAGGAAGGAGTGAAGTTTGATGAAAGTGAGAAAACTAAGGAGAATCGTGAAGCAGTTGAGAAAGAATTTGAGCCACTGCTCAACTGGATGAAGGATAAAGCCCTTAAGGACAAG ATTGAAAAGGCTGTGGTATCTCAGCGCCTGACCCAGTCCCCATGTGCTCTTGTGGCCAGCCAGTACGGCTGGTCCGGCAACATGGAGAGAATCATGAAGGCCCAAGCATACCAAACAGGCAAGGACATCTCTACAAA CTACTATGCCAgtcagaagaaaacatttgaaaTTAATCCCAGACATCCACTGATCAGAGACATGCTTCGACGGGTTAAG GAAGATGAAGATGACCAAACAGTTTCAGATCTCGCTGTGGTTTTGTTTGAAACAGCAACACTGCGGTCAGGCTATCTTTTACCAGACACAAAAGCATATGGAGATAGGATAGAAAGAATGCTTCGCCTCAGCTTAAACATTGACCCTGATGCAAAG GTGGAAGAAGAACCCGAAGAAGAACCTGAAGATACAACAGAAGACACAGAGCAAgacgaagaagaagaagaagaagaagtagaTGCAGGAACAGACGAAGAAGAACAAGAAACAAAG CAATCTACAGTTGAAAAAGATGAATTGTAA